A genome region from Macrobrachium rosenbergii isolate ZJJX-2024 chromosome 42, ASM4041242v1, whole genome shotgun sequence includes the following:
- the LOC136828410 gene encoding uncharacterized protein isoform X1, whose product MRIHTSDLPIDFVIVRLWKGILHADKATGELRDKRGFSSSHGDRKSYNNGDGLYVVISSGDSHKQSSPSATAAQAAAQATAAEASLESIAQAAAATAASQAAATASSAAQTALAAAAQQEAQVAQLTLALQNAQSALFSESSLAAQANTALSSARATYSLALSLVKQLAEAKTAANAVVAQALQALQVLRQVQSIQDANTWQASQMANMLNQKQYLVVHELNSALFSSWQAQTAASTALSKTKGTSGGYSNRKGSDGYSYKDEISYESIPKVKSNYGYGQSKQITYAVRVGQTRYDQSEQTSYGGNNGHSSYSGYGDEDQIQNSYGGGIPTRYGEVMLNNYNMYGGSNNGMYHGILPGSQTRYGSSTSNYDEGSHGKYAENLSNSGVHDNNKENGYGGNKNIQRVNENNKSSYGGDQGKGDKYGGIQGNQLPYGGDQIAKGRYGDNEGSYIG is encoded by the coding sequence GATAAGCGAGGCTTCTCAAGCAGTCATGGAGACAgaaaaagctacaacaatggTGATGGATTATATGTGGTTATTTCCAGTGGGGACAGCCACAAGCAGTCTTCTCCTTCGGCAACAGCTGCACAAGCTGCTGCTCAGGCAACTGCAGCAGAGGCAAGTCTGGAGAGTATTGCTCAGGCAGCAGCAGCCACTGCTGCTAGTCAGGCAGCTGCCACTGCATCATCTGCAGCCCAGACAGCTTTGGCAGCAGCTGCTCAGCAGGAGGCTCAGGTCGCTCAGCTTACCCTAGCACTACAAAATGCACAGTCAGCTCTTTTCTCAGAGTCCTCTTTGGCTGCTCAAGCAAATACTGCTTTGAGCTCTGCCAGAGCTACTTACAGTCTGGCCTTGTCATTAGTAAAACAACTAGCAGAAGCTAAGACAGCAGCAAATGCTGTAGTGGCACAAGCATTGCAGGCGTTGCAGGTGTTACGACAAGTCCAGTCTATTCAGGATGCTAATACTTGGCAAGCATCTCAAATGGCCAATATGTTAAACCAGAAGCAGTATCTTGTAGTCCATGAGCTCAATTCTGCTTTGTTTTCATCATGGCAAGCACAAACTGCTGCAAGCACAGCGTTATCAAAGACAAAGGGGACTTCTGGGGGATACAGTAACAGAAAGGGATCTGATGGATACTCTTATAAGGATGAGATCAGTTACGAAAGCATTCCAAAGGTAAAAAGCAATTATGGATATGGCCAAAGTAAACAAATTACTTATGCAGTCCGTGTTGGACAAACGAGGTATGACCAGAGTGAACAGACTAGTTATGGAGGAAATAATGGACACAGCAGCTACAGTGGTTATGGAGATGAAGACCAAATTCAAAATAGCTATGGAGGAGGAATTCCAACAAGATATGGGGAAGTGATGCTAAACAACTACAACATGTATGGCGGTAGCAATAATGGAATGTACCATGGAATTCTTCCGGGTTCGCAAACGAGATATGGATCAAGTACAAGTAATTACGATGAAGGAAGTCATGGAAAATATGCCGAAAATCTTAGTAACAGTGGAGTCCatgataataacaaagaaaatggttatggtggaaacaaaaacattcaaagaGTCAATGAGAATAACAAAAGTAGTTACGGAGGAGACCAGGGCAAGGGAGATAAGTATGGAGGAATCCAAGGTAATCAGCTGCCCTACGGTGGAGACCAAATTGCCAAAGGAAGATACGGTGATAATGAGGGAAGCTATATAGGATAA